TTATAATTAATTTGTTTAGCAAGTTCAGGGTCTGCAGTAAAACGGCAAACTTTCTTCTTATACTTGTTTTGTTTTTTAGGGGGGCGTCCTCCATCTTGGTCTAAAGGCATGCCCTCAGCAGTAATTTCCTGCTTTAATTCTTCTTGTGTTTCATTATCTGACATGAATGTTGTCCTCGTTAAAAAGGTATATCGTCGTCCATCGCAGAACTTCCCATATCATCTTGAGCAGATGAATAAGAAGAAGATCCGCTACTAGCGGAAGAGCCGTACTCTCCGCTTCCATTCTCCCTTGCACCGCCTATCATCTGGAAATTTTCCACGACGATACGAATGCGGGAGGCCTTCTTGCCTTCCATGGTTTCCCAGGTGTCCTGCTTAAGGCGACCCTCGATCACGAGTTGTTTGCCTTTTTTGCAGTATTGCTGGATGATATCCGCGCCTTTTCCCCAAGCCTCGCAGTCGAAAAAATGAGTTTCCTCTTTTTTCTCTCCGCCGGTTACATAAGTGCGACCGTTAGCTAAGGAAAAATTCACAAGAGAAGTCCCGTTTACGGTTTTAAATTCCGGATCACGGGTCAGGCGCCCGACAAGGGTCACCCGATTGATATCGTTAGCCATTGAGGCGGACGATCATAGAGCGAAGTAAATTTTGGTTTAGACCAAAGTCACGCTCTACCTTTTCTAAGGCGGATTGTTCTGCATTCACTTTGAAGTGTGTGAATATTCCGTAGTCTTGGTGTTGGATTGGATGCCAAAGTTTCTTTTGACCCCAATCTTCTTCTGCGGTCACGTTGATGGAATGCTTTTTGAAGATCTCTAGGACCTCAGTTTTAGCTACTTCCTTCGCGGTTGAACGCGTGATTGTAGTAATCTCGTAGTTTCTCAAAAGTTTCTCCTATGGGAAAATGCCCGTCTGCGCAAATGCGGCGAGCAGAAGAACCGAATTTTGTCCTATTTTCGGCTTTAGGGGCAAGGGGTCAAGTGGAATAGATTTGGGCGTCTTAGTTCCCAAAAAGCTTCTAAGGCGTAATTAGAATCAATATTCCGATAACCTTCTTCATTTCTAATTCCAATTTTCTAGATCCATTTTTTGACTCTCCAAAATGCAAGGGAATGTCTTTTCCGTCCTAAGACTCCATATTTCATGAATTTTGCTTGCGATTTCATGAAACTGGCCCACCATTTTCTGGGAGGTTCAGAATATGGCAAACTTACAAGTCAGGGACATAGACGACAGACTCTACGAAGCATTAAAAAGGAGGGCTGAAATGGAACACAGATCCGTAAGCCAAGAAGTAGTTCTTCTAATAGAGAACTATCTAGCACACGACAATAAAGAATCCGAACGTAAGACCTTGGGTTTCTTAGAATTATCAGGCTCCTGGGTAGATGACAGAAGTCCTGACAAGATCGTAAAGGACATACGTTCCTCTCGAACCAAGAACACGATAGGAAAGGATGCAGATGAGCTATTTGATTGATACTGATATTATCATCTATAGCTTAAAGGAAGATCCGATTGTCCGGCAAAATTTTTTGGACCGTAAGAACTCCATCAAATCAGTCTCCGTAATCACTTATGGAGAATTGGTTTTTGGGGCCCAGAAATCTTCTTATAAGGAAAGAAATCTAGCTACTGTCCGAAGAATTGCCGAACTTTTTCCGGTGATAGAATTGACCGAAGGAATTATGGAAACGTTTGGAGAACTCAAGGCTACTCAGCAGAAAAAAGGAAATCCTATAGAGGACTTCGATCTACTCATAGGATCTACGGCTTTGTATTTGAACTATACCTTAGTTACGAATAACGAAAGGCATTTCCAAAAAATTCCAGGACTAAAAATAGAAAACTGGGCCTACGCAGCTTAGTTCAGTTCCACCCAGCCTCTATCTCCTTCTATCCGAATCTTAGTACCCAAGTCTTGGGAAAGGACCGCGATTTCTTTCAAAAAATTCTCGGCTTCCTTTCCTTCAAGAGGTCTGACTAAATGATCTTCATTTTGGAACTTTCCGAAAATAGGGACAAGCTCAATATCGATCAATTTGCTTTTTTTAATATGAAGTATTACGATTAAGTTATGGTTTAAGTAGGCGTTCCTGCTTCCAAAGATCAAATTTCCCAAAGAATAAAATACGATCGTATTTCCGATCTTCTCGATACCTTGGGGAATATGAGGATGGTGTCCTACAATAATATCCAATCCGCCGTCAGCCAATGTTTTTGCGGTCTTTCTCTGTTCAATCGTCGGAAAAGGAGAATATTCCACTCCCCAATGAAGTGAAAGTATCCTGAATTGTTTTCCCGCGGAAATTGTTTTAGATTTTTTATCTCTTTTAGAAGTCCGAGATGAATTCAGTTGGAATTTTTCTATTTGGACCTTTTTTAAGATCAGTTCAGGATCCAGAGGCATAACACCGGGAGTTTGTCCTGCGTAATGAGACCTACCTTCCGCCACATTAGTTGCGGAATAAACTCTAAGATAAGTATCCTTCCCTTCCCAAACCCAAGGACGAAAAGCGAACTCCAAATTTTTGCCGGCACCGATAGAATAGATATTTCTATTTCCTAAAAATTTGAGAGTTTCTTCCAGTCCTTCCGGACCATGATCCATCGCATGGTTGTTTCCAAGAGAAACAAGATCCACTCCTAAAAAGCTCATAGTTTCTAGATCAGATTCTTTTGCTTGGAAAACGTAAGCCTTACCGTGATCCCAGCTTTTTTCGGATACCACAGGAGTTTCTAAATTTAAAATTCTTAGGTCAGCGCTTTCAAAAACCGATTTTAGTCCTTTAACCGGGGCCAATTCTCCTTTGGACTTGATCGTATCCCGGATCCCCCAATTAAACATAACGTCCCCGCCCAGTAGGACTTTTACCACTTCGGGATCTTCTTCTTTTCCAAATAACTTTTCTATTTGGGTTTCGATCTTATTTACGATACTTGTTTGTGGTTCGACAGGTTTTTCGGCACTGGAAGAATTTTCAGGAACTCCAGCGCATGCAAACGTGAGTAAAATCGGAAAACTGAGAAGGACCGAAATCGAGGAAATGAGGTGTTTTCGAAAAAACAACATGTTTCGGGACAGTTTTAAGTCCCGATTCGTTTTCGGAAATAAAATACTGAAAAAAGAAAAACCCTTAAGGAGATTCTTTAGAAATAAATAAGCTGTTACTACCCTTAGCAGGATCTATTATTTAAAGATCAGAAAGCCAAAAAGAACTAAAACTAAACCCAAAAGCCCGATCCTCACGCCCACTTTAGCCATATCTTTGATCTCGAAACCGCCCACAGCATAAGCCACTGCATTCGGAGGAGTAGATACAGGCAAAGACATCGCTAAAGACGCACCTAACGCGGATCCTAAAACCAACTGGATTGCATAGGATTCATTTCCAGGAAGTAATAAGGCAGCAACAGGAAGAGCCAAAGGAACCAAAAGATTTGCAGTAGCAGTATTGGATAAGAATGTAGAAAGAAAAAGTCCAATCGAGAAGAAAATCCCAAGCACCCAAAGACTTTCTCCGGGTCCTGCTTGTTTACCGATCAATTCTCCGAACCAGATCCCTGCCCCGCTTTTTTCTATTCCTGTCCCGAGAGCGATCCCGCCTGCAACTAAGATCAGAACATCCCATTCCAAAGAACGTAAATCATTAGATTCTAATATTCCGAACGAAGTAAAAAGAAGAAGTGGGAATAAAGCCACAACTCCCGCAGGTATCCCATGAAATGATTCGCTCAACCATAGAAGTACGGTAGTCAAAAATCCGAACAAAACAAATCTCAATTTTTTCTCGGAACCTTCTTCGGAGATCGTTTCATAACGAAGAGAAAGAGTTAAACCTTCACTCGCGGGAAATGCGCGAAGAAGCCAGAACCAAGCTGCAAAAAGTAGAATGATGAGTAGCGGAACAGCAACGAGCATCCAAGTGCCGAAAGAAATATAATCTCCATATCCTTGGTTTTTCAAATTTGCAAATGCGATCACATTCGGAGGAGAACCGATCGGAGTTCCAATCCCCCCTAAGTTTGCAGCAAATGGGATCCCGATCAGGACCGCTTTTCTAAATTTTTCATCCTTATCCAAAACCATAAGTAATGGGAACACAAGTGCGATCATCAGAGAAGCCGTGGCAGTATTACTCATCCAAAGAGAGATTGTGGCAGTGATACACATAAGACCGAGTAATACATATTTGGGAGAAGTCCCGAAATAAGGAAGAACCCTGTTTGCAAGCCAACGATCCACTCCTACTTTCACACAAGACTTGGCTAATGCAAAACTTCCCAAAAACAAAACAACTGCGGAATCAGCAAGTGACGCCAAGAATACGGCAGGAGGAGTCGGTTTTCCGGGGCCCGCATATTGTTTTAAAAATTCCCATTTGCCTGGATTCGAAAAAATGATGATCTCGGAAAATATGATCAGGATAGAAGTGGCATGACCCGGAATAATCTCGAAAATCCATAATCCTGCAGAGATCAAAAATATAAAAAACATCCCTCCCACGGAAGGAGGAACATAACCGTAAAAGGAAAATACAGGAGGAACACAAGCAAGTAGTATGGAAAAAATAAAACCGACGTATTTCAATTTCATATATGTGCTAAAAACCTAATATTCAAAAATCCGTAACAAAAAATATAAACCGGATATATCATTCGAAAATGATCGTTCTGTTTTGAAAGATCATAACTCTATCTTCCAAAAGCAGACGAAGAGCCTTGGATAATACTACCTTCTCCAGATCCCTTCCGTATAGGACCAGACGTTCCGGAGAATAACCATGATCGACATGACAAACGTCTTGGACTAAGATCGGACCCTCGTCCAAATTTTCAGTCACTATATGGGCAGTTCCACCTATGATCTTGACCCCGCGTTTATATGCTTGTTCGTAAGGTTTTGCACCCACGAATGCAGGTAAAAACGAATGATGGATATTTAATATACGATGCTCCCATTTTTTTACGAATTCCGGAGTGAGTATTCTCATATATTTTGCAAGAACGATCCAATCCGGTTGGAGTTTCTTCAGATAAGAATTCAATTGGTTTTCATGTTCTTCTCTGCTTAACCCTTCACTCGAAATACAATGAAAAGGAAGTTTAAAGTCTCGGACCAGATCTCCTAAAACTTCGTGATTGGAAACCACACCCAAAAGTTCCATGGGTAATTCTCCGTATCTCCAACGAAGAAGAATATCTCCCAAACAATGAGGCTCTTTTGTAGCGAGTAAAACTACCTTAGGAAATCTTGGGTTGGATAGAGTAAGCTCCGCATCTTTCGGCAGGATTTTTGCGAGTTCGGAGATAAGACCTTCTTCTTTGGAGCTGTTCTCAAGAGAGTATTCGGTTCTCATAAAGAATACCTTCTCCAATGGTTCCACAAATTCCTGATTACCTACGATATTGGCGCCGATATTCGCTAAAAATCCAGTGATCCTATGGATGAGTCCTGCCTCGTCTTTGCAACGGATCAAGAGTATTCTGTTCTTTTTCAGATTGGATTCCTGGTTCAAAATTTCTCCTTTTCTAGTCTGCAGAATCGCCTAAGAAGTCTAAAATTTCGGCTAATCTTCCTGCCAAACCGGAAAAGGAATATCTTCTTTTTACCTTCCAAAAGCAGGTTTTGGGCTGGATCGGTCGGATCCGGGACCTTCTCCGCCCATTAGCACTCTTTATAAAAAAGTGCTAATTTTTATAAAAAATAGTGGAACCTTTTGAACAATTTAGCACTCTATATATTAAAGTGCTAAATACGCCCAGGAGGCAAATAATGAGAAACCCTAATTTTTTTAGCGAAGTCAGAAGAATTCAAAATAGATTCCATAATTTATTCGATCCGGTCTGGGAAGGCGGACAGGTATATCCTGCGCTAAATGTTTATACAGACCAAGACAAGATCTCAGTGACCGCAGAAGTTCCTGGACTTTCTCCCGAAGATCTGGACATCACGGTAGCCCATAACCTTCTCACTATCTCAGGTGAATGGAAGGAATACACACAAGACAAACCTCGCAGGATAGAAAGAGCCAGGGGTAAATTCCAACGCAGACTAGAACTGCCGGTTGCAGTGGATTCGGAAAAGGTAGAAGCAACCGTAAAAGACGGAGTTCTTACTTTAGTGCTCCCAATCTTAGAGAGCGAAAAACCTAGAAAGATCCGTATCGAAGCAAAGGCATAAGGAGAAAAAAATGAGCGTATCAGAATTATTAAAAACAGAAGAAAAAGCAGCAACCGAACAAGAGAAGACTCAGAGACCAAGACCGACCTACACTCCTTCAACGGATCTTTATTCGAATGAAGAAGAGCATCTTCTCGTCCTGGATCTTCCTGGTGTGAAAGAATCCGATCTTGAAATTTCTTTGGAGAAGGACGAGCTTAGGATCTCTGCGAAGACAAGTATTTCCGAACCGAAAGGTAACTTAAGATATTCGGAATACGGAACCGGAGATTATAAAAGGACCTTCCTTGTATCCGAGCCTGTGGAAGAAGATAAAATTTCCGCAGTCCTTAAGAACGGAGTCCTGCAGCTCAGACTGCCAAGGAAGAAACCTTCAAGCAAGAAGATAGAGGTCAAAACCAACTAATTGTTTTTCAGCAAATCCTTACTTGACAACCGGGCTTCCACCCGGTTTTTTTTTGCCTCCATTCTTCCGTTCGGTTTTCCTGGATTTATGAGGACTTTTCTATTACTCTCCCTTTCCAATCTATTCATGACCTTTGCCTGGTATGGTCATTTAAAGTTCTTTAAGGACTTTCCGATTTGGAAAACGATCCTGATCTCTTGGGGGATCGCATTTTTAGAATATTGTTTTATGGTACCCGCAAATCGGATCGGATATGCAGAAGATGGATTAAGCGGTTTCCAACTTAAGATCCTGCAGGAAGTGATCACGATCACTATTTTTGTAGGATTTGCAATTTTGGTATTAAAAGAAAAGATGAAATGGAATCACGCGGTAAGTTTCTTTTTGGTGATCCTTGCAGTTGTGTTCGCTTTTTATGATAAAGAATGATTGGTTCGCACGGAGGACACAGAGAACATGGAGGCTTTTTAGTTTAGTAAGAAGCCAAGGTGATTTTATAATAATTCTCTGATCTCTTTTGCTAATTCTTCTCCCTTGATTCCCGTAGGATAAGCTCTTAGGACATTTCCTGTTCTATCCACCAAATAAATGAATAGAGTATGATCCATTCCATATTCTCCATTTCCTGCCGGAACTTGGGTCTTTTGGGAGAATACTCCAAATCCTTTCTGTAATTCCCCAATCTGATCCTTTCCGCCGGTCAAGGCCACGAGTTCTTTTCCCGGAAAATGAGAAATATATTTTTTTAATACTTCAGGAGTATCTCTTTCCGGATCAATTGTGATAAAGACGGGAGTGATATTTTTAGAGTCTTCTTTTAAGGATATGAATGCGTTCTCTATATCGTTCAAAGCCATAGGGCACATATCAGGACAATGGGAAAATCCGAAATAGACTACGAATAAATTCCCGGGTAATTCTGCAGGGCGAACAGATTTGCCTTCTGTATCTTTCAGGATAGAAGTTTTCCATTCTGCTACAGGCGCCTCGGATGCGAATTTAGAAGAAGGTTTCTTCTTCATATAAAACCCGACGCCGAAACCGATCCCAAGAATCAATAGGGACAAAATTATATTTTTATAATTCGATTTTAGAAAATTCATACTGCTACGATCCAGCCCATTGCTCCCCTATCCGCCATATGGGTCTGATGAGGATGGAACATATATCTTCCTCTTTTAGTAAGTGTAAATTCCACGATCGCTCTTTCCGTTTGGCCGAGAGTGATCACATCTGTATGTTCATCAGGTACAAGTTTGGTCCCGGTCCTATACACATCGAATGTTTGTGAATGAAGATGAAAAGAAGCAATAGGATCATGTTCAGTCATATTCGCAATGTACAATCTTACTTTTTTTCCCACAGGAACTTTGATAGGGAAACGATCATAATATCCCGCGATACCGTTCCAAGCATAGATATCATTACGGCCGGTTTCATTCAGATCCCAGCCCGCAAGTATCAACATGAACTCTAATGCGGGAGGTCTTCCCCCTGGAGGATCCACTATAAATCCACCGTACAAACCCTTGGACATATGACTCGCTAAAGGAGGAACATGACAATGATAAGGATGAAAACCGATTGGACCTGCAGTGATCTTATAGATCCTTTCTGCACCAGGTGCGATCGGCTCCCAACCATCCTGCCCCGGATCATGAGTGCCATGAAAATGGACTGAGTGAGGATGATTGGAATGATTCCTAAAAGTGAGTTCCATCTCTTGACCAAGTCTTGCACGGATCACTTTTCCAGGCACAACACCATCGAATGTCCAAGCATCCACGACTGTGTTATGAGCCACAGTCAATGGCATTTCTATAATATTGACCTCGGAGCGGAACTTAGGACCGGAAGGTGCCTGAGGAATGGTGGTATTCAATTCCATCCTAGACAAGGACGCGGCATCCGCGAACATTGGAGGATGGATCATACTTCCATAGGAATTCCCACCTATGGATCCAGGCAGTCTGATAGAAGGATTCGGAGTAGAAGAAGTCTGCCCCGGAACGGAAGATCCTGTCCTACAAAGAGGATCTTCTTTTTTGCCCGAGGTAATCCCGGCGATCCCGGTACCCGCTGCGAGTCCTGCACCGCCTATTCCTAACCAACGAAGGAAATCCTTCCGATTCATATTACTTTTCCGTTTATTAGAATCTTGCGATTGTTGAGATCAGAAGTGTTAGAACCAAAAGGCCGATCCCGCCATACACAAGACTGTTCTTTGCCCAAGATGGGATCTTAGAACCGCCGACCAAATGATACGCTCCTGCTCCGAATAATGGAACAAGAATGATCGCAGCAGTCCATAAACTTCCTTTTTTAGGATCAACGTCCTCTCTTTTAGACAAATCGATCAGGGCTAAAGGAGCCCAAAGAGCGAATAAAATGTAGAAAATGTAGTATCCGTAAAAGTTGAAAAGTAAGGTAAAAAATCCGGGATCGTAAAATTGAGTAGTTTCCATAAATAACTCCTTAATATATTTTAAAATTCTAATGTATTAGTTTCCTAAGATCAACCCGCTCCGACGTTCCCTACTATGGTGAACCCAAGATAGAGAATGAAAGCCAGAGAAGCCCCAAATCCCGCGAATACCAGAGTAAATCTCAAATATTTAGGATAAGAAGATCTGCCTGAAAGAAGATAAGCTCCTCCTCCGATGAACGGCACTAAGGAAACAAATGCTAACCAAACGTATTTACCAGGGCTGATCTCCGATTTGGAAACCAGATCATAAACACTTAAGCTGACCAAACATACATAAAGAAGAAGTGGAAGTAAATATCCGAACCAACGGAAGATCACTATCTGGATATCCAAAGGTTTCGGAACCGAAAATCCGCCTAAAACGTCCCCGAACTTAGGCTTTCTTTCTGCGAGGATCTTAGCCGCTTCTTCAGGAAGTTTTACTTTATCCAGATCTAAACCGAAATCTTCGAATGGATGAATAGCAGGTTTAATTGGAGCGGCAACTCCACCGGGAATATTCGCTTGAGGAGGAGGAACCGGTTGATTCTTCCAATCTCCACTAGGATAAATTCCATGAGTAGCATCCACCATCAAAGAAAGCGCGTTATACGCAGTGAAAATTTCTCCGCCCATCGGGAATCTGATCCCTGAACCGCAAGAATTCGTTTTTTCCAATAAAGGAGGAACAGAGGTCTGGTATTTGTTGTTTGAAAAACAGTTCCCGATACTGATCGGTCCTGCAAGAGTCAAGTCCCCAAAACCGGAAGAATGTACTATGTTTCCTTCCACAATATTCTTATGAGAGAACCAGAAATTTTCGTCCAGGTTCGGAAAGATCGCGATCCCGTGGTTATCATGTCCGATCACTACGTTATTTTTGATCACATTATGCAAACCGCCCGCAATCAGTATTCCTGTTCCATAAGTAGGATATTCCAAAGGTTTGATAGGAGCAGTTAAATTATTATTATCATAGATCAGGTTTCCTATGATATAAGTTTCTCTTTCCGGAGGAAGAAGTTCCCTATCCAAGGAATTCGGCCCTAAACCTACTATATTATTTCTCCAGATAGAGCTGAGGATGTATAATTCTCCCCCTGCGTTCGTTCCGGAATAACCTAAGGCGCTGTTTTCGGAGATCACATCATATAGGATAGCCTTACAAGGATAACACTGACCAACATAGATACCCGCATCAGGAGATCCGGAAGCATAAGAATGTTCTAATACTCCGTTCACTGAATCGAAAGCATAGATCCCATAGTCTCCGTTATTATAAGCGGTAAGATAAGAACCTCTCCATCCTTTTACGCCTGTCCAAAAGAATCCGTTTAACGTGGAGTTCCTTGCAGTCATATTCTCTACCGCAACACCGTTCGCTCCTACCACGATCACACCGTTCGCTCTTTGGAACTGACCGTCTAAAATTACTTTGTTCCTATCCGTTCCTCTTAGGGTAAGAGAAGGAGTAGTGACCACCACTTCTTCATAATATACACCTTCGTCGACTAGGATCAAATCTCCAGGAGAAGCGGCATCCACTGCGTTCTGGATGGTAGGATACATTTGCGGGACTTTACGAGTGGTTCCTGAGAATTTTTCAGCCACCTTCCAATCCTTACCTGCTCTCGCCGCCGGATTATAAGCTGCGTTTCCGACTACGATATCCGCAACCATTCCGCTTTTTCCATCGGGAGAAGCGTGGAAGCTACAGTAGTAAGGGAAAACCCCTTCCTTAGGATAAGTGATCTTTACCTTTGCGCCTCTCGGCATCACGATATTACCGAAACTTTTTTCGGTAGACCAAGACTTATCCACTGCGATCGCATTATGAGGGTTAGCCCCTGAATTTACGAATTCGATCTGACCGCCGACTGGGATCTTTTGCATAGGGGGAGAAAATGCATTATCCACCATTACCACATGGGCAAAACCTTCCGTTGTCTCTCCTTCTTTGCTGCTGCAAGAAGAAGCGAAGGCTCCCATCAAAATCCCAAGGACCAATAGTCCTAGAACGGGAATATATCTTTCTTTTAAATGGAATTTAGGCATCGGAACTCCTCTCCTCATATTCGAAGTATCTCGGAATTTCACCCGAGACATGCCTTTTTTAAAATGTGAGCTTTTGCTCACTTTTTTAGTATTTTCGCATATCGCTGTGACGACACAAGCATTTTTCTGAGATTTATAATCGAGCAAATGTTATACAAAGCTGATTCTTCTTTAAAGCGAAAAAGAGTTTAGGATAATTCTTTTTTAGATCCTGGATCTTTTCCTGCCAGGCCCCAGCCTGTCCATCCGGTGATTAAAGAAAACAAAGGAGAAAGTAAATTTAAAAATGCGTAAGGAAGATACACAAGTGTAGGAACTCCTAATGCTGCGGCCATAAATGAACCGCAGGAATTCCAAGGAACTAGTGCGGAAGTCATGGTACCGGAATCTTCCAAACATCTGGAAAGATTTCTAGGATCCAATCCTCTTCTGGAATACGCTTCTTTGAACATTTTACCCGGGACCACGATCGCAAGATATTGGTCTGCGCAGAATAGATTGGTTCCCATACAGGTAAATACTGTGGCTGCAAACAGGGATCCTCTTGCCTTGGCCCAGTTTAAGACCTTCTCCGCTAAAACCTGGGTCATTCCGCCTCCTTCCATGATCCCCGCATAAAACATTGCGGAGATGATCAACCAAACAGTGGAAAGCATAGATGACATCCCGCCTCTGGACAATAAACCGTCTACTACTACATGTCCTGTTTTTACTTTTGTACCTTCCGAGGCGGCAGAGACCAAATTTTTAAAAGCGGCGGAAGCGGCATCTTGAAAGTTTGAAGAATTTGTATATATATTTGACTGAGTCAGAATAAAACAAACTCCACCGCTCAAGATCCCGATAAAGATGGAAGGAATTGCGGAAACTCTAAAATAGATGAGAAAGAATGTGAGAAGAGGTGGAAGAAGTAGGACCCAAGAAATTTGAAATTCGGCTTTTAATGCGGAGATCACCGGCCCTGTTGCAGTTTCCGTTTCTCCATGGCTTCCGCCCCACCCTAAAAATCCGAATGCCAAAAGACAGATCCCGAATGTAGGTAAAGTAGTCCTCGCCATATTACGAATATGTGATAGAAGAGAAACCCCGGTAATGGAAGATGCAAGATTTGTGGTTTCCGAAAAAGGGGAAAGTTTATCTCCGAAGTAGGCTCCTGAAACCACTGCCCCCGCTACCATTCCCAAAGGTTTTCCAAGCCCTGCACCAACTCCTATGAGTGCCACTCCGATCGTTCCGGCAGTGGACCAAGAACTTCCTGTCGCCAAAGAAACTACGGAAGATAAGATTAAAGCGGATGGTAAAAATATCTCAGGCTTTAATAATTCCAGTCCCCAGACAATAAGTGCAGGAACAATTCCGGAACGGATCCAAATCCCGATCAATGCACCGATCAAAAGTAAAATGAGTATGGGTTGGAGAACATTCCTAAGAGAATCTAAAACAGTGCTCTCAATTTTTTCCCAAGAAATCCCTCTGAGTCTGGAAATTCCCGCGGAGATCGCACCTGCGCTGAATAACAAAATTTGAGCAGGCCCTTCTGCGATCCCGCTTCCGAATAAATATCCTGCGATACTTAAGGAAAGGATCAAAAATCCAAGAGGAAATAAGGAGATCCAAAATCCGGGTTTTTCGTTCATCTCGGAAAATCCTTAGGTAAATTAGATCTGATCTTTGTTTTGATCCCTGTAAACGGATGAATGAACTTTAAAGAACTGGAATGTAAAGCCTGTCTATTCATTCCGAGTTTTGCGATCAGATCAGGATCTTTTCCTTCTATAAATTCTAGAAATGTACCCTCGTCCTTGCCGTAAATTTTATCTCCCAGCAATGGGAATCCTAAAGAATATAAAGTAGCCCTGATCTGGTGGAGCCTTCCCGTTTTTGGAAGACAATATACCTTAGAAAAGTGAATTCCCTGAAACGTACCTTCTCCAATTTTTCTAAATATCGTCTCGGAAGTTTCATAATCCTCTTCCGGAACATCCGATTTTCGAAAAGAATCCTCATGCACGAATTTTCTTTTCTTACGGATCAAAGAAGAAGGATCCGATATCAAAAATCCTTTCGCTTTCAATCTGGCCGGAAATTCTCCCCAAACAAACGCGATATAAGTTTTCTGGATTTTTCTTTTGGAGAATAGATCGGACAATTTGGAGGCGGATTCGGGATCCTTTCCAAAGATCACAACTCCTGAAGTCTCTCTGTCCAATCTGTGGATCGTATAAATTTTTTCGAAACGAGGATCTTCTTGGATGAGATCGGTAAGATTATTTTTTCTGTATCTGCCTGCACTATGGATCGGAATATCTCCCGGTTTTTCCACAGTGATATAATAAGGATCTTCGTATAAAATCTGAAAATCGGTTTGGATCGGAGGTTCGAAACTTTCTCCAGGAAGATAAAGTATCTCGTCCCCTTCTTTGATGGAGTAGGAAGGTTTTACAGGTTTTCCCTGGACTAGTATTTTACCTTCTTCTAATATTTTTCTCCAATTGGATCTGGATTGGTAAGTAAATCTGGAGGCGAGAAATACATCCAGTCTGGAACCTGCTTCTTCTTTTCCGATCTTTGTTCTGAGACCTTCTTGTGTGGGAGAATTAGACAGATTCTTCTTCTCCTTCGAAACCCATATCCGGAACTTCTTCCGAAACAGTTTCCATTTCAGAAGAAGACCCTTCCGCGGCTCCTCCTCCCTCT
The nucleotide sequence above comes from Leptospira dzoumogneensis. Encoded proteins:
- the rpsR gene encoding 30S ribosomal protein S18 yields the protein MSDNETQEELKQEITAEGMPLDQDGGRPPKKQNKYKKKVCRFTADPELAKQINYKNTELLERFITNRGKIIPRRITGTSAKYQRILAREIRKARSIGLLPFKVN
- a CDS encoding single-stranded DNA-binding protein produces the protein MANDINRVTLVGRLTRDPEFKTVNGTSLVNFSLANGRTYVTGGEKKEETHFFDCEAWGKGADIIQQYCKKGKQLVIEGRLKQDTWETMEGKKASRIRIVVENFQMIGGARENGSGEYGSSASSGSSSYSSAQDDMGSSAMDDDIPF
- the rpsF gene encoding 30S ribosomal protein S6 translates to MRNYEITTITRSTAKEVAKTEVLEIFKKHSINVTAEEDWGQKKLWHPIQHQDYGIFTHFKVNAEQSALEKVERDFGLNQNLLRSMIVRLNG
- a CDS encoding FitA-like ribbon-helix-helix domain-containing protein; this encodes MANLQVRDIDDRLYEALKRRAEMEHRSVSQEVVLLIENYLAHDNKESERKTLGFLELSGSWVDDRSPDKIVKDIRSSRTKNTIGKDADELFD
- a CDS encoding type II toxin-antitoxin system VapC family toxin; this translates as MSYLIDTDIIIYSLKEDPIVRQNFLDRKNSIKSVSVITYGELVFGAQKSSYKERNLATVRRIAELFPVIELTEGIMETFGELKATQQKKGNPIEDFDLLIGSTALYLNYTLVTNNERHFQKIPGLKIENWAYAA
- a CDS encoding CapA family protein → MLFFRKHLISSISVLLSFPILLTFACAGVPENSSSAEKPVEPQTSIVNKIETQIEKLFGKEEDPEVVKVLLGGDVMFNWGIRDTIKSKGELAPVKGLKSVFESADLRILNLETPVVSEKSWDHGKAYVFQAKESDLETMSFLGVDLVSLGNNHAMDHGPEGLEETLKFLGNRNIYSIGAGKNLEFAFRPWVWEGKDTYLRVYSATNVAEGRSHYAGQTPGVMPLDPELILKKVQIEKFQLNSSRTSKRDKKSKTISAGKQFRILSLHWGVEYSPFPTIEQRKTAKTLADGGLDIIVGHHPHIPQGIEKIGNTIVFYSLGNLIFGSRNAYLNHNLIVILHIKKSKLIDIELVPIFGKFQNEDHLVRPLEGKEAENFLKEIAVLSQDLGTKIRIEGDRGWVELN
- a CDS encoding SLC13 family permease; amino-acid sequence: MKLKYVGFIFSILLACVPPVFSFYGYVPPSVGGMFFIFLISAGLWIFEIIPGHATSILIIFSEIIIFSNPGKWEFLKQYAGPGKPTPPAVFLASLADSAVVLFLGSFALAKSCVKVGVDRWLANRVLPYFGTSPKYVLLGLMCITATISLWMSNTATASLMIALVFPLLMVLDKDEKFRKAVLIGIPFAANLGGIGTPIGSPPNVIAFANLKNQGYGDYISFGTWMLVAVPLLIILLFAAWFWLLRAFPASEGLTLSLRYETISEEGSEKKLRFVLFGFLTTVLLWLSESFHGIPAGVVALFPLLLFTSFGILESNDLRSLEWDVLILVAGGIALGTGIEKSGAGIWFGELIGKQAGPGESLWVLGIFFSIGLFLSTFLSNTATANLLVPLALPVAALLLPGNESYAIQLVLGSALGASLAMSLPVSTPPNAVAYAVGGFEIKDMAKVGVRIGLLGLVLVLFGFLIFK
- the purU gene encoding formyltetrahydrofolate deformylase, producing the protein MNQESNLKKNRILLIRCKDEAGLIHRITGFLANIGANIVGNQEFVEPLEKVFFMRTEYSLENSSKEEGLISELAKILPKDAELTLSNPRFPKVVLLATKEPHCLGDILLRWRYGELPMELLGVVSNHEVLGDLVRDFKLPFHCISSEGLSREEHENQLNSYLKKLQPDWIVLAKYMRILTPEFVKKWEHRILNIHHSFLPAFVGAKPYEQAYKRGVKIIGGTAHIVTENLDEGPILVQDVCHVDHGYSPERLVLYGRDLEKVVLSKALRLLLEDRVMIFQNRTIIFE